The following are encoded in a window of uncultured Pseudomonas sp. genomic DNA:
- the ccoO gene encoding cytochrome-c oxidase, cbb3-type subunit II, with translation MKHEIIEKNIGLMALLMVLAVSIGGLTQIVPLFFQDVTNEPVEGLKPYTALQLEGRDVYIANGCVGCHSQMIRPFRAETERYGHYSVAGESVWDHPFLWGSKRTGPDLARVGGRYSDEWQRAHLYNPRNVVPESKMPAYPWLVEHKLDGKDTAKKMEVMRGFGIPYTDEDIAGAKDAVKGKTEMDALVAYLQVLGTSIKNKR, from the coding sequence ATGAAACACGAAATCATTGAGAAAAATATTGGCCTGATGGCGCTGCTGATGGTTCTGGCCGTCAGCATCGGCGGCCTGACTCAAATCGTTCCGCTGTTTTTCCAGGACGTCACCAACGAGCCGGTGGAAGGCCTCAAGCCTTACACCGCGCTGCAACTGGAAGGCCGCGATGTGTACATCGCCAACGGCTGTGTCGGTTGTCACTCGCAGATGATCCGTCCGTTCCGTGCTGAAACCGAGCGCTACGGTCACTACTCGGTTGCCGGTGAAAGCGTCTGGGATCACCCCTTCCTGTGGGGCTCCAAGCGTACCGGTCCGGACTTGGCCCGCGTTGGCGGTCGCTACTCGGATGAATGGCAGCGTGCGCACCTGTACAACCCGCGCAACGTCGTGCCTGAGTCGAAGATGCCGGCATACCCTTGGCTGGTTGAGCACAAACTCGACGGCAAAGACACTGCCAAGAAAATGGAAGTCATGCGTGGCTTTGGCATCCCTTACACCGATGAAGACATCGCTGGGGCCAAAGACGCGGTGAAAGGCAAAACCGAAATGGACGCCCTGGTGGCGTACCTGCAGGTTCTCGGCACTTCCATCAAGAACAAACGGTAA
- the ccoN gene encoding cytochrome-c oxidase, cbb3-type subunit I — translation MSTAISPTAYNYKVIRQFAVMTVIWGVIGMSLGVFIAAQLVWPELNLGMEWTSFGRLRPLHTNAVIFAFGGCALMATSLYVVQRTSQVRLISDSLAAFVFWGWQAVIVAAVITLPMGFTGSKEYAELEWPIDILLGIVWIAYAVVFFGTIVKRQTKHIYVGNWFFGAFILVTAMLHIVNSAAVPVSLFKSYSAYAGATDAMIQWWYGHNAVGFFLTTGFLGMMYYFVPKQAERPIYSYRLSIVHFWALITLYIWAGPHHLHYTALPDWAQSLGMAMSIILLAPSWGGMINGMMSLSGAWHKLRTDPILRFLVVSLAFYGMSTFEGPMMAIKTVNALSHYTDWTIGHVHAGALGWVAMISIGALYHLLPKVFGRPQMHSIGLINAHFWLATIGTVLYIASMWVNGITQGLMWRAVNEDGTLTYSFVEALEASHPGYVVRMIGGAFFVAGMLLMAYNTYRTVRAAKASEYEAAAQIPAGVAH, via the coding sequence ATGAGCACAGCAATCAGCCCGACTGCTTATAACTACAAGGTGATTCGCCAGTTCGCCGTCATGACGGTGATTTGGGGAGTCATTGGCATGTCCTTAGGTGTATTCATCGCCGCACAATTGGTGTGGCCTGAACTCAACCTGGGCATGGAATGGACGAGCTTCGGCCGTCTGCGTCCGCTGCACACCAACGCGGTGATTTTCGCCTTTGGCGGATGCGCGCTGATGGCTACATCGCTTTACGTGGTGCAGCGCACCAGTCAGGTTCGCCTGATTTCCGACTCCCTGGCGGCTTTTGTCTTCTGGGGTTGGCAAGCCGTGATCGTCGCTGCGGTGATCACCCTGCCAATGGGTTTCACCGGTTCCAAGGAATACGCCGAGCTGGAGTGGCCGATCGATATCCTGCTGGGTATCGTCTGGATCGCTTACGCCGTGGTGTTCTTCGGCACCATCGTCAAGCGTCAGACCAAGCACATCTATGTCGGCAACTGGTTCTTCGGTGCCTTCATCCTGGTCACCGCGATGCTGCACATCGTTAACAGTGCGGCCGTTCCGGTCAGCCTGTTCAAGTCCTACTCGGCTTACGCCGGTGCGACTGACGCGATGATCCAGTGGTGGTACGGCCACAACGCCGTGGGCTTCTTCCTGACCACCGGTTTCCTGGGCATGATGTACTACTTCGTACCCAAGCAGGCCGAGCGTCCGATCTACTCCTATCGCCTGTCGATCGTGCACTTCTGGGCGCTGATCACCCTGTACATCTGGGCTGGCCCGCACCACCTGCACTACACCGCTCTGCCGGATTGGGCGCAGTCCCTGGGTATGGCGATGTCGATCATCCTCCTGGCTCCGAGCTGGGGCGGCATGATCAACGGCATGATGAGCCTGTCCGGCGCCTGGCATAAGCTGCGCACCGACCCAATCCTGCGCTTCTTGGTGGTATCGCTGGCGTTCTACGGCATGTCGACCTTCGAAGGCCCGATGATGGCGATCAAAACCGTTAACGCCCTGTCGCACTACACTGACTGGACCATCGGTCACGTACACGCCGGCGCTCTCGGCTGGGTCGCGATGATCTCCATCGGCGCGCTGTATCACCTGCTGCCGAAGGTCTTTGGTCGCCCACAAATGCACAGCATTGGCCTGATCAACGCGCACTTCTGGCTCGCCACCATCGGCACCGTGCTGTACATCGCTTCGATGTGGGTTAACGGCATCACCCAGGGCCTGATGTGGCGTGCAGTCAACGAAGACGGCACCCTCACCTACTCCTTCGTTGAGGCGCTGGAAGCCAGCCACCCAGGTTACGTGGTGCGCATGATCGGCGGCGCGTTCTTCGTCGCAGGCATGCTGTTGATGGCATACAACACTTACCGCACCGTGCGTGCAGCCAAAGCTTCTGAGTACGAAGCTGCCGCACAGATTCCAGCCGGAGTAGCGCACTGA
- the cysT gene encoding sulfate ABC transporter permease subunit CysT, translating into MLKTPRFFLQNPLLPGFGLSFGFSTFYISLVILFPLSALLLYVSDMSWAQYWRAISDPRVVQSYKVTISGAFYATIATLLIGLLLAWIITRYDFPGRRLVDALIDLPFALPTSVAGLTLATLLAPGGWLGQWLAPMGIKLAYAYPGILIAMVFTSLPFVVRTVQPVLQDLGRDYEEAANTLGATRLQTFFYVVLPTLIPALVTGASQSFIRSLGEFGAVIMIAGNIPFKTEVSSLMIFVRLQEFNYPAAAAIASVILLASLVLLFTLQVLQGRLFKWQRQGK; encoded by the coding sequence GTGCTTAAGACACCCCGTTTCTTTCTGCAGAACCCGCTGCTGCCAGGCTTCGGCCTGAGTTTCGGCTTCAGCACCTTTTACATCTCGCTGGTCATCCTGTTTCCGCTGTCGGCGCTGTTGCTGTATGTCAGCGACATGAGCTGGGCGCAGTATTGGCGAGCGATCAGTGATCCGCGCGTGGTGCAAAGCTACAAGGTGACCATCAGTGGCGCGTTCTACGCCACCATAGCGACCCTGCTGATCGGCCTGTTGCTGGCCTGGATCATCACCCGCTATGACTTCCCTGGCCGTCGTCTGGTGGATGCGCTGATTGATCTGCCCTTCGCCTTGCCCACCTCGGTAGCCGGTTTGACCCTGGCCACCCTGCTCGCCCCTGGCGGCTGGCTTGGGCAATGGCTGGCGCCCATGGGCATCAAACTGGCGTATGCCTACCCGGGCATTCTGATTGCCATGGTCTTCACCAGCCTGCCGTTTGTGGTGCGCACGGTACAACCAGTGCTGCAGGATCTGGGCCGCGACTACGAAGAAGCCGCCAACACGTTGGGCGCCACTCGCCTGCAAACCTTCTTTTATGTGGTGCTGCCCACCCTGATTCCGGCTCTGGTCACTGGCGCCTCGCAATCGTTTATCCGCAGCCTCGGTGAGTTTGGTGCGGTGATCATGATTGCCGGCAATATCCCGTTCAAAACCGAAGTCTCTTCGCTGATGATTTTTGTGCGTCTGCAGGAGTTCAACTACCCCGCGGCTGCGGCAATTGCCTCGGTCATTCTGCTGGCCTCATTGGTACTGCTATTTACCCTGCAAGTGCTACAAGGCCGCCTGTTCAAATGGCAACGGCAAGGCAAATGA
- a CDS encoding cbb3-type cytochrome c oxidase subunit 3, whose translation MDIGTIRGIGTAVVFIAFIGVVLWAYSSKRKSSFDEAANLPFADDPKPNARDEHSSRSNNQ comes from the coding sequence ATGGATATCGGGACTATTCGCGGCATAGGCACAGCAGTGGTGTTCATCGCCTTTATTGGCGTGGTGCTCTGGGCCTACAGCAGCAAGCGTAAATCCAGCTTCGACGAGGCCGCCAACCTGCCCTTCGCCGACGATCCCAAACCCAACGCGCGTGACGAGCACTCTTCCAGGAGCAATAACCAATGA
- a CDS encoding DUF3087 domain-containing protein, producing MFELQQLNPETYRQQTRRSTLVIVVIFIALAMLLSSTAVMLFGTPDGDNFRYNLGGVIAALALSIAVVRLLLWPQPFMAAAVYGWRLKRNLMRITNLMHHVKAGVAARDLVAMQLLRFYHLGLTQMHQLDGNTSALSEAVAEINQHKERMQSLGMDTEQTQLNPDWLKAVKAISALPH from the coding sequence ATGTTTGAACTCCAGCAACTGAACCCTGAAACCTACCGCCAACAAACCCGCCGCAGCACCCTGGTTATTGTGGTGATCTTCATCGCCCTGGCCATGCTGCTGTCGAGCACTGCCGTGATGCTATTCGGCACCCCAGACGGCGATAATTTCCGCTACAACCTCGGCGGTGTTATCGCCGCACTCGCGCTCAGCATAGCCGTGGTGCGGTTGCTGTTGTGGCCACAGCCTTTTATGGCGGCAGCCGTCTACGGCTGGCGACTCAAGCGCAACCTGATGCGTATCACCAACCTGATGCACCACGTCAAAGCGGGCGTCGCCGCCCGCGACCTTGTGGCGATGCAACTGCTGCGCTTTTACCACCTGGGCCTGACGCAAATGCACCAGCTGGATGGCAACACCAGCGCCCTCAGTGAAGCGGTAGCGGAGATCAACCAACACAAGGAACGTATGCAAAGCCTGGGCATGGACACCGAGCAAACGCAGCTGAATCCCGATTGGCTGAAAGCCGTTAAGGCCATCAGCGCACTGCCTCACTAA
- a CDS encoding RNA methyltransferase, whose product MNIDEFHQRLTDLGAKPMHIGRITRAWLGGKPLDTGTRNQKTENFLPLAVRNALPELSDQLDALARLSAEHPASDGSARLLVELTDKQMVESVLLPRDGLCVSSQVGCAVGCVFCMTGKSGLLRQLTTTEILAQVALARRFRAVKKVVFMGMGEPAHNLDNVLEAINLLGTEGGIGQRNLVFSTVGDPRVFERLPQQLVKPALALSLHSTDAELRQQLLPRAPRLAPEELVELGETYARQIDYPIQYQWTLLKGINDSQEEMDGILRLLKGKYAIMNLIPYNSLQDDEFQRPDGERIVQIVRYLHSRGVLTKVRNSAGQDIDGGCGQLRARATAVLERRKSRA is encoded by the coding sequence ATGAATATCGACGAATTCCACCAGCGCCTCACCGACCTCGGTGCCAAGCCCATGCACATTGGGCGGATCACCCGTGCCTGGCTGGGCGGCAAGCCGCTGGACACCGGCACACGTAACCAAAAAACCGAGAACTTCCTGCCATTGGCGGTGCGTAACGCCCTGCCTGAGTTGAGCGACCAACTGGACGCACTGGCCCGTTTAAGCGCCGAACACCCGGCCAGCGATGGTTCGGCGCGCCTGCTGGTAGAACTGACCGACAAGCAAATGGTGGAGAGCGTGCTGCTGCCACGCGATGGCCTCTGCGTGTCCAGCCAGGTCGGCTGCGCGGTGGGTTGCGTGTTCTGCATGACCGGCAAAAGCGGCCTGTTGCGCCAGCTGACAACCACAGAGATTCTCGCGCAGGTGGCCTTGGCCCGGCGCTTTCGCGCGGTGAAGAAAGTGGTGTTTATGGGCATGGGCGAGCCCGCGCATAACCTGGACAACGTGCTGGAGGCGATCAACCTGCTCGGCACTGAAGGCGGTATTGGTCAGCGTAATCTGGTGTTCTCCACCGTTGGCGACCCTCGGGTATTCGAGCGCCTGCCGCAACAGCTGGTCAAACCGGCCCTGGCGCTATCGCTGCACAGCACAGACGCCGAACTGCGCCAGCAATTGCTGCCACGCGCGCCACGCCTCGCCCCTGAAGAATTGGTTGAGCTGGGCGAAACCTACGCGCGGCAGATTGACTACCCGATCCAATATCAGTGGACACTGCTCAAGGGCATCAACGACAGTCAGGAAGAGATGGACGGCATCCTGCGCCTGCTCAAGGGCAAGTACGCGATCATGAACCTGATCCCCTACAACAGCCTGCAAGACGATGAGTTCCAACGCCCCGATGGCGAGCGCATCGTGCAGATCGTGCGTTACCTGCACAGCCGCGGCGTACTGACCAAGGTGCGCAACTCGGCTGGCCAGGACATTGATGGCGGTTGTGGGCAACTGCGCGCACGGGCGACCGCAGTGCTGGAACGGCGTAAAAGCCGTGCATAG
- a CDS encoding cbb3-type cytochrome c oxidase subunit 3 encodes MSFELIDIGTLRGVGTALVLLSFVCVTLWAYSDKRRAAFDRATQLPFTDESTLAAPRSTTP; translated from the coding sequence ATGTCATTCGAACTCATTGATATCGGCACCCTGCGCGGCGTCGGCACAGCCCTGGTGCTGCTGTCATTTGTCTGCGTCACCCTGTGGGCTTACAGCGATAAACGCCGCGCGGCCTTCGATCGGGCAACACAACTGCCCTTTACCGATGAATCCACGCTGGCTGCACCAAGGAGCACAACCCCATGA
- the cysW gene encoding sulfate ABC transporter permease subunit CysW, with the protein MKKPQYWHQWLLIGLGLSLVTLILLVPLALIFSKAFSGGLALLWGNLGEDFMLHAIGLTLLVAALTVPINLCFGILLAWCVTHYDFRGRKLLTTLLDIPYAVSPVVAGLCYLVVYGLEHALGRWFYDNGMQLMFAWPGIVMVTVFVTAPYVARILIPVMQTQGQDEETAALCLGANGWQIFRHITLPKIKWALLYGVVITNARAVGEFGAVSVVSGTIINQTLTLPLLVDQLNNDYKPAAAFTAAALLACMALLTLLLKTFMEWRQRSLMQRADAT; encoded by the coding sequence ATGAAAAAACCTCAATACTGGCACCAATGGCTGTTGATCGGCCTCGGCCTCAGCCTGGTGACCCTGATTCTGCTGGTGCCGCTGGCACTGATTTTCAGCAAAGCCTTCTCCGGTGGCCTGGCCTTGCTGTGGGGCAACCTCGGCGAAGACTTTATGCTGCATGCCATCGGCCTAACCCTGCTGGTGGCGGCACTGACGGTGCCGATTAACCTGTGTTTCGGCATTCTGCTGGCCTGGTGCGTGACCCATTACGATTTTCGCGGGCGCAAGCTGCTGACCACCCTACTCGACATTCCGTACGCAGTGTCACCGGTGGTGGCTGGGCTTTGCTACCTGGTGGTGTACGGCCTGGAACATGCGCTGGGACGCTGGTTCTACGATAACGGCATGCAACTGATGTTTGCCTGGCCGGGTATCGTCATGGTCACGGTGTTTGTCACCGCACCTTATGTGGCGCGCATTCTGATTCCGGTGATGCAGACTCAGGGCCAGGATGAAGAGACTGCCGCGTTGTGCCTGGGCGCCAACGGCTGGCAGATTTTCCGCCACATCACCCTGCCGAAGATCAAGTGGGCGCTGCTGTATGGCGTGGTCATCACCAATGCGCGCGCAGTCGGCGAGTTCGGCGCGGTGTCGGTGGTGTCCGGCACCATCATCAACCAGACCCTGACCCTGCCCTTGCTGGTCGATCAGCTGAACAACGACTACAAGCCCGCAGCGGCCTTTACCGCCGCCGCGCTGCTGGCGTGCATGGCCCTGCTCACATTGCTGCTGAAGACCTTTATGGAATGGCGCCAGCGCAGCTTGATGCAACGCGCTGACGCCACCTGA
- the ccoN gene encoding cytochrome-c oxidase, cbb3-type subunit I: MSTTRNTTSSSAYNYRVVRQFAIMTVVWGIVGMGLGVFIAAQLAWPELNFNLPWTSFGRLRPLHTNAVIFAFGGCALFATSYYAVQRTSQTTLFAPKLAAFTFWGWQLVIVLAAISLPMGWTSSKEYAELEWPIDILITIVWVSYAVVFFGTVMKRNVSHIYVGNWFFGGFILTVALLHLVNNLEIPVSLTKSYSVYAGATDAMIQWWYGHNAVGFFLTAGFLGMMYYFVPKQAGRPVYSYRLSIVHFWALIAVYIWAGPHHLHYTALPDWAQSLGMVMSLILLAPSWGGMINGMMTLSGAWHKLRTDPILRFLVVSLAFYGMSTFEGPMMAIKTVNALSHYTDWTIGHVHAGALGWVAMVSIGSLYHMLPKVFGREEMHSIGLINVHFWFATIGTVLYIASMWVNGIAQGLMWRAVNEDGTLTYSFVEALEASHPGFVVRVIGGAIFFAGMLVMAWNVWLTVRHTQAAEMHAAAQFSLEGAH, encoded by the coding sequence ATGAGCACAACCAGGAACACAACCAGCAGCAGCGCCTACAACTACAGGGTGGTGCGCCAATTCGCCATCATGACAGTGGTATGGGGCATTGTCGGGATGGGGCTCGGCGTGTTTATCGCCGCGCAATTGGCCTGGCCCGAACTCAATTTCAACTTGCCGTGGACCAGCTTCGGCCGCCTGCGCCCGTTGCACACCAACGCGGTGATCTTCGCCTTCGGTGGCTGCGCGCTGTTTGCCACCAGCTATTACGCGGTACAGCGCACCTCGCAGACCACGCTATTCGCGCCCAAACTCGCAGCCTTTACCTTCTGGGGCTGGCAGTTGGTGATTGTCCTGGCCGCCATCAGCCTGCCGATGGGCTGGACCAGCTCCAAGGAATACGCCGAGTTGGAATGGCCGATCGACATCCTGATCACCATCGTCTGGGTCAGCTACGCAGTGGTGTTTTTCGGCACGGTGATGAAGCGCAACGTCAGCCACATCTATGTGGGTAACTGGTTCTTCGGTGGCTTTATTCTCACCGTGGCGCTGCTGCATTTGGTCAATAACCTGGAAATCCCCGTCAGCCTGACTAAGTCCTACTCGGTCTATGCCGGCGCGACCGATGCGATGATCCAGTGGTGGTACGGCCACAACGCCGTGGGCTTTTTCCTCACGGCGGGGTTTCTCGGCATGATGTATTACTTCGTGCCCAAGCAGGCGGGCCGTCCGGTGTATTCCTATCGCCTGTCGATCGTGCATTTCTGGGCATTGATCGCCGTGTACATCTGGGCCGGCCCGCACCACCTGCACTACACCGCGCTGCCGGATTGGGCGCAGTCGCTGGGCATGGTGATGTCGCTGATTCTGCTGGCTCCCAGCTGGGGCGGCATGATCAACGGCATGATGACCCTCTCGGGTGCCTGGCATAAGCTGCGCACCGACCCGATCCTGCGCTTCCTAGTCGTCTCCCTGGCGTTCTACGGCATGTCGACCTTCGAAGGTCCGATGATGGCGATCAAGACCGTCAACGCCCTCTCCCACTACACCGACTGGACCATCGGCCATGTGCACGCCGGCGCTCTCGGCTGGGTGGCCATGGTCTCAATCGGCTCGCTGTACCACATGCTGCCCAAGGTATTTGGCCGCGAAGAGATGCACAGCATCGGCCTGATCAATGTGCACTTCTGGTTCGCCACCATCGGCACCGTGCTCTACATCGCCTCGATGTGGGTTAACGGCATTGCTCAGGGCCTGATGTGGCGCGCCGTCAACGAAGACGGCACGCTCACTTATTCCTTTGTCGAAGCGCTGGAAGCCAGCCACCCCGGCTTTGTCGTGCGGGTGATCGGCGGGGCGATCTTCTTTGCCGGCATGTTGGTGATGGCCTGGAACGTCTGGCTAACCGTGCGCCATACCCAGGCTGCTGAAATGCATGCCGCCGCGCAGTTTTCGCTTGAGGGAGCCCACTGA
- the nfuA gene encoding Fe-S biogenesis protein NfuA produces the protein MSTITITDAAHDYLADLLSKQNTPGIGIRVFITQPGTQYAETCIAYCKPGEQKPEDTALGLATFTAWIDAVSEPFLDDAVVDYATDRMGGQLTIKAPNAKVPMVNDDSPLNERISYYLQTEINPGLASHGGEVSLIDVVDDGIAVLKFGGGCQGCGQVDLTLKEGIEKTLLERIPELKGVRDVTDHSIKENAYY, from the coding sequence ATGAGCACCATTACTATTACCGACGCTGCCCACGATTATCTGGCTGATCTGCTGAGCAAGCAGAACACCCCGGGCATCGGCATTCGCGTGTTTATTACCCAGCCAGGCACCCAGTACGCCGAAACCTGCATTGCCTATTGCAAGCCGGGCGAGCAGAAGCCTGAAGATACTGCCCTGGGCCTGGCCACCTTTACGGCCTGGATTGATGCCGTCAGCGAGCCGTTTCTTGACGACGCCGTGGTTGATTACGCCACCGACCGTATGGGCGGCCAGCTGACCATCAAAGCGCCAAACGCCAAAGTGCCGATGGTCAATGACGACAGCCCGCTCAACGAGCGCATCAGCTACTACCTGCAGACCGAGATCAATCCCGGTTTGGCCAGCCATGGTGGCGAAGTCAGCCTGATCGACGTGGTCGACGATGGCATCGCGGTGTTGAAGTTTGGTGGTGGTTGCCAGGGTTGCGGTCAGGTTGACCTGACGCTCAAGGAAGGCATCGAGAAAACCTTACTGGAGCGCATTCCCGAGCTCAAAGGGGTGCGTGACGTGACCGACCACAGCATCAAGGAAAATGCCTACTACTAA
- a CDS encoding alpha/beta family hydrolase gives MSKGQAAGIDGDQYVQGQADGGWLWDRPQGVPCATLILAHGAGAPMDSGFMQDMAQLLAARGIAVLRFEFAYMAARRLDGKKRPPNPQVKLLEQWREVYRQVRQQVAGPLAIGGKSMGGRMASLLADELGADALVCLGYPFYAVGKPEKPRVAHLADLRTPTLIVQGERDALGNHQAVASYRLAESIKLHWLTAGDHDLKPLKSSGFTHQQHLLNAADALAAFLCR, from the coding sequence ATGAGCAAAGGGCAAGCGGCGGGTATTGACGGGGATCAATACGTGCAGGGGCAGGCTGACGGCGGTTGGCTTTGGGATCGGCCGCAGGGAGTACCGTGTGCAACCTTGATCCTGGCCCATGGCGCGGGCGCGCCGATGGACAGCGGGTTTATGCAGGACATGGCGCAACTGCTGGCGGCGCGTGGGATTGCCGTGCTGCGCTTCGAGTTTGCTTATATGGCGGCGCGCCGTCTGGATGGCAAGAAGCGCCCGCCCAACCCCCAGGTCAAACTGCTCGAGCAATGGCGTGAGGTCTACCGTCAGGTGCGCCAACAGGTCGCAGGGCCGCTGGCCATCGGTGGCAAGTCCATGGGCGGACGCATGGCCAGCCTGCTGGCTGATGAGTTGGGCGCGGATGCCTTGGTGTGTCTGGGCTATCCGTTCTATGCCGTGGGCAAACCGGAAAAGCCCCGGGTCGCGCACCTGGCCGACTTGCGCACGCCGACCTTGATCGTTCAGGGCGAGCGTGATGCCTTGGGTAATCATCAGGCAGTGGCCAGCTATAGACTGGCGGAGTCGATCAAACTGCACTGGCTGACTGCCGGCGATCACGATCTCAAACCGCTAAAAAGCTCAGGCTTTACTCACCAACAGCACCTGCTTAACGCCGCCGATGCGCTGGCGGCTTTTCTCTGCCGTTAA
- a CDS encoding DUF1883 domain-containing protein: protein MKFIHQREHLNEDDVVVIECSQTCNIRLMSDANFRSFKNGGRHTYHGGAFDSFPAKITVPSSGFWNITIDTVSRKAISVTRKPTLKHSIKIIRKSTSRLS, encoded by the coding sequence ATGAAATTTATACACCAGCGCGAACACCTCAACGAAGACGACGTCGTCGTGATCGAGTGCTCGCAAACCTGCAATATTCGCTTGATGAGTGATGCCAACTTCCGCAGCTTTAAGAATGGCGGCCGGCATACCTATCACGGCGGCGCGTTTGACAGCTTTCCGGCGAAGATCACCGTACCTAGCAGCGGTTTCTGGAACATCACTATCGATACGGTTTCCCGTAAAGCCATCAGCGTGACGCGTAAGCCGACGCTCAAGCACTCGATCAAGATCATCCGCAAGTCGACCTCGCGCCTGAGTTGA
- the ccoO gene encoding cytochrome-c oxidase, cbb3-type subunit II — translation MRHEILEKNIGLMALMMVLAVSIGGLTQIVPLFFQDVTNEPVAGLKPYTALQLEGRDIYIREGCVGCHSQMIRPFRAETERYGHYSVAGESVYDHPFLWGSKRTGPDLARVGGRYSDEWQRAHLYNPRNVVPESKMPAYPWLVESTLSGNHTPAKMKALRLLGVPYSDEDIAGASSAVEGKSEMDAMVAYLQVLGTAVKNKR, via the coding sequence ATGAGACACGAAATACTCGAAAAGAACATCGGCCTGATGGCGCTGATGATGGTGCTGGCCGTGAGCATTGGCGGCCTGACGCAGATCGTTCCGCTGTTTTTCCAAGACGTCACCAACGAGCCAGTCGCCGGACTTAAGCCGTACACCGCACTGCAACTGGAAGGGCGTGACATTTATATCCGTGAAGGCTGCGTTGGTTGCCACTCGCAGATGATCCGACCGTTCCGCGCCGAAACCGAGCGCTACGGGCACTACTCGGTGGCAGGGGAAAGCGTCTACGACCACCCCTTCCTCTGGGGCTCCAAGCGCACCGGGCCGGACCTGGCACGGGTTGGCGGTCGCTACTCGGATGAATGGCAGCGTGCGCACCTGTACAACCCGCGCAACGTGGTGCCTGAGTCGAAGATGCCAGCCTACCCCTGGCTGGTGGAAAGCACCCTGAGCGGCAATCACACACCCGCCAAGATGAAAGCCCTGCGCCTGCTCGGCGTGCCGTATAGCGATGAGGACATTGCCGGTGCCTCTAGCGCGGTTGAGGGCAAGAGCGAGATGGACGCCATGGTCGCCTACCTGCAAGTGCTCGGCACTGCCGTGAAGAACAAGAGGTAG
- the ccoP gene encoding cytochrome-c oxidase, cbb3-type subunit III has product MSTFWSWYITVLTVGTLFALTWLIFATRKSEVHKNPTDQTMGHAFDGIEEYDNPLPKWWFMLFVGTIVFSIGYLVLYPGLGNWQGVLPGYEGGWTQVKQWQHEVDQADELYGPIFAKYAAMPLEEVAKDEQALKMGGRMFATYCSVCHGSDAKGAVGFPNLTDKHWRWGGEAEVIKASILSGRIGAMPAWAAVIGEDGVQQVAAYVRKNLAGLPLPTDKHFDLEQGAAIYAANCLACHGAEGKGMTMLGAPDLTSPTGWIYGSSLVQLQQTIRHGRNGQMPAQEQYLGNDKVHLLAAYVLSLSQQRQSATAQ; this is encoded by the coding sequence ATGAGCACGTTTTGGAGCTGGTACATCACCGTGCTGACAGTCGGCACGCTGTTCGCCCTGACCTGGCTGATTTTCGCCACCCGCAAAAGCGAGGTTCACAAAAACCCAACCGATCAGACCATGGGCCATGCCTTCGACGGCATCGAGGAATACGACAACCCGCTGCCCAAATGGTGGTTCATGCTGTTTGTCGGCACCATCGTTTTCTCCATTGGTTATTTGGTCTTGTACCCGGGCTTGGGCAATTGGCAAGGCGTATTACCAGGCTATGAAGGCGGCTGGACCCAGGTCAAACAATGGCAGCATGAAGTGGATCAAGCCGACGAGTTGTACGGACCAATCTTCGCCAAATACGCCGCCATGCCCCTGGAAGAAGTAGCCAAAGACGAACAGGCGCTGAAAATGGGTGGGCGCATGTTTGCCACCTATTGCTCGGTCTGCCATGGCTCTGACGCCAAAGGCGCGGTGGGCTTTCCTAACCTGACCGACAAGCACTGGCGCTGGGGCGGCGAAGCTGAAGTAATCAAAGCCAGCATCCTCAGTGGCCGCATAGGGGCGATGCCGGCCTGGGCCGCGGTGATCGGCGAAGATGGCGTGCAACAAGTTGCCGCTTATGTACGTAAAAACCTGGCCGGTCTGCCGTTGCCCACCGACAAGCACTTCGACCTGGAACAAGGCGCCGCCATCTACGCCGCCAACTGCCTGGCCTGCCACGGCGCAGAAGGTAAAGGTATGACCATGCTCGGCGCCCCAGACCTGACCAGCCCAACGGGTTGGATCTACGGAAGCAGCCTGGTGCAGTTGCAACAAACCATCCGCCACGGCCGTAACGGTCAGATGCCGGCGCAGGAGCAATACCTGGGCAACGACAAGGTGCATCTGCTGGCCGCTTATGTGCTGAGCCTGAGCCAGCAACGGCAAAGCGCTACAGCCCAGTAA